ACCGTGATCTTCTCTGACAACTCGTAGATCTCCAGAGGAAGAAAGACGCTGGTCGCGACGACCGCGAAGTATTCGCCCCACCGTTGCATCAGCCACAGCCCGACCGCTTCGACAAGCTCGATCGCCGCATAGGCCGCCAGTGCCGCGGCGATCCACAGCAGCGTCGACGACGACAAGGCGAACGCCTGGGCGATGTGCCGAATCAGCTTCGAGTTGTCCGGATCCCAACCGATCTGATCTGCCAGTGGTTGCAGCAACGGCAAGTCTCGTTCGAAGGCGTCCTGCAGGCGTTCGCGTGATCCGCTGACCTTGAACACTCCAGCCGCTACCAACATAAAAATCAGGCAGCGAACCGCGCGCTCTACCGCAAGTGCTCGCATCAAGATCCGGTCGCGCAGCATCGGACCCCGGGGAATCTCCGGCGCTGTGTCGGCTGGGCCGCTGCCGCGGGGAACCCCCACCACGAATGTTTCGCAGCGCAAACACCGCCATGCCTCGCCCACGGGCGTATCGGCCCGCAGTCGCCGCCGAAGTTCCGGCTCGTCGGGGGCGAACGTCGCGTGCCCTCGCAGTCCGCACGCGCAGAGCGCAAAATCCACCATGTGAGCACGGTAGTGTCCTGCGGCCCGTAGGCCACCAGGCACCATGGAGCAGTGCAGTCCCACTTCTGCGGTCGTCCGGTGGCGGCTGACCGAGCGCTGATCATGGCGATCGTCAACCGCACCCCCGACTCGTTCTACGACGCGGGCGCCACGTTCACCGACGAGGCGGCCAAGTCCGCCGTGCACCGCGCCGTGGCCGACGGCGCCGATGTCATCGACGTCGGCGGGGTCAAGGCCGGGCCGGGGGAGACCGTCGACGCCGACACCGAGACCGCCCGGGTGGTGCCGTTCATCGAATGGCTGCGCAGCGCCTACCCCGACCAGCTGATCAGTGTGGACACCTGGCGTGCAGAGGTGGCCAAACGCGCCTGCGCGGCCGGTGCCGACCTGATCAACGACACCTGGGCCGGGATCGACCCGGACCTGCCGGCGG
The window above is part of the Mycolicibacter sp. MU0102 genome. Proteins encoded here:
- a CDS encoding DUF2127 domain-containing protein; this encodes MVDFALCACGLRGHATFAPDEPELRRRLRADTPVGEAWRCLRCETFVVGVPRGSGPADTAPEIPRGPMLRDRILMRALAVERAVRCLIFMLVAAGVFKVSGSRERLQDAFERDLPLLQPLADQIGWDPDNSKLIRHIAQAFALSSSTLLWIAAALAAYAAIELVEAVGLWLMQRWGEYFAVVATSVFLPLEIYELSEKITVLRVVALSINVAAVVWLLWSKRLFGCNGGARAYREAHETASLLSVERASLDETDAGARS